In Anaerolineales bacterium, a single genomic region encodes these proteins:
- the carB gene encoding carbamoyl-phosphate synthase large subunit → MPKRTDIRSILVVGSGPIVIGQAAEFDYSGTQAIKALRAEGYRVILVNSNPATIMTDPDLADATYIEPLTPDALEAIIAQERPDALLPTVGGQTGLNMALALSQRGTLERYRVQLIGARLRSIELAEDRQLFNRAMREHGIPVPRGGPAHNLAEAQDLAKETGLPVLVRASFALGGTGASWVNRPEELPEAVRKAIAVSPIGQAWLEQSVLGWKEFELEVMRDRADNFVVVCSIENLDPMGVHTGDSITVAPSQTLTDREYQILRDLARRVMRAVEIETGGSNVQFAVNPKDGEALVIEMNPRVSRSSALASKATGFPIAKVAALVAVGYTLDEIPNDITGQTKAGFEPSLDYVVAKIPRWAFEKFPGVDPTLGAQMKSVGEVMALGRTFPEALSKAVLSLESGIDALDGSGPDKPAPADPKTAAEWEALSVPTSDRLFGVYRAIRAGADLGKLAGITGIDPWFLDQLRRTADLEKSIGGFGLETLPVDLFREAKRFGLSDSRIARLLSKPERNFAAAEIRARRLELGIRPTFLRVDTCAAEFEAQTPYLYSSYETEDEARVTPKPKALILGSGPNRIGQGIEFDYCCCQAVFALREMGYETILLNCNPETVSTDYDTADRLYFEPLTLEHVLNVIDGEKPSGVILQFGGQTPLNLSADLAAAGVPVWGTSAEAIDLAEDRRRFAEVLDDLDIPQPEHGIARSLEEVRGIAERIGYPLLVRPSFVLGGRAMAIVGDEGQLEGFAREALAAAPGQPLLVDRFLEDAYEADVDAIADGQRTVVAAIMQHIEEAGVHSGDSACVLPPYKISAYHLNTMREYAEKLGRRLGVRGLMNVQLAVKDDVVYVLEVNPRASRTIPYVSKSVGVPLARRAAQVMAGKSLAELGILQEPEVDGFFVKEAVLPFQKLPGADSLLGPEMRSTGEVMGHAGRFGHAFAKAEMAAGSALPEEGAALFSVNDFDKGAALKVARDLHRMGFRLLATPGTAAFFMHAGLPVEAAFKVGHGSPNVVDLVRGGKVQLVLNTPLGPNAHSDGNLIRAAATVMNVPLLTTLSAAAAAVAGIRAMREKALEYRSLQEHFKVNAQRS, encoded by the coding sequence ATGCCGAAGCGCACCGACATCCGCTCGATCCTCGTGGTCGGTTCCGGACCGATCGTCATCGGCCAGGCGGCAGAGTTCGACTATTCCGGCACCCAGGCGATCAAAGCCCTGCGCGCCGAGGGTTACCGGGTGATCCTGGTTAATTCCAACCCGGCCACGATCATGACCGATCCGGACCTGGCCGACGCAACCTACATCGAGCCGCTCACCCCCGATGCGCTCGAAGCGATCATCGCCCAGGAGCGGCCTGACGCGCTGCTCCCGACCGTCGGCGGACAGACCGGGCTGAACATGGCGCTGGCGCTTTCCCAGCGCGGCACCCTCGAGCGATACCGCGTGCAACTGATCGGCGCGCGCCTGCGCTCGATCGAGCTGGCCGAAGACCGGCAGCTCTTCAACCGGGCGATGCGCGAACACGGCATTCCCGTCCCGCGCGGCGGCCCGGCGCACAACTTGGCCGAGGCGCAGGATCTCGCCAAGGAAACCGGATTGCCGGTCCTGGTGCGCGCGTCCTTCGCCCTCGGCGGAACCGGGGCCTCGTGGGTCAACCGGCCGGAGGAGCTTCCCGAGGCGGTGCGCAAGGCGATTGCCGTCTCGCCGATCGGCCAAGCCTGGCTCGAGCAGTCGGTCCTCGGATGGAAGGAATTCGAGCTCGAGGTGATGCGCGACCGGGCGGACAATTTCGTCGTGGTCTGTTCGATCGAAAACCTGGATCCGATGGGCGTGCACACCGGCGACAGCATCACCGTCGCCCCGTCGCAGACGCTCACCGACCGCGAATACCAGATCCTGCGCGACTTGGCGCGGCGGGTGATGCGCGCGGTGGAGATCGAAACCGGCGGATCCAACGTCCAGTTCGCGGTCAATCCCAAGGACGGCGAGGCGCTGGTGATCGAGATGAATCCGCGCGTCTCGCGCTCCTCGGCGCTGGCTTCCAAGGCCACCGGTTTCCCGATCGCCAAAGTGGCGGCGCTGGTCGCCGTCGGATACACGCTCGACGAGATCCCCAACGACATCACCGGGCAGACCAAGGCCGGGTTCGAACCCTCGCTCGATTACGTGGTGGCGAAGATCCCGCGTTGGGCGTTCGAGAAGTTCCCGGGGGTGGATCCGACGCTCGGGGCGCAGATGAAATCGGTCGGCGAGGTGATGGCGCTGGGGCGCACCTTTCCCGAGGCGCTCTCCAAAGCGGTGCTCTCGCTCGAAAGCGGGATCGACGCGCTGGACGGATCCGGCCCGGACAAACCGGCTCCCGCCGATCCGAAAACCGCCGCCGAATGGGAGGCGCTCAGCGTCCCGACCTCGGATCGACTGTTCGGCGTCTACCGGGCGATCCGCGCGGGAGCCGATCTCGGGAAGCTGGCCGGGATTACCGGGATCGACCCGTGGTTCCTGGATCAGCTGAGGCGGACCGCGGATCTCGAAAAGTCGATCGGCGGGTTCGGCCTCGAAACCCTGCCGGTGGATTTGTTCCGCGAGGCGAAGCGCTTCGGCCTTTCGGATTCGCGGATCGCCCGCCTGCTGTCGAAGCCGGAAAGGAACTTCGCGGCCGCGGAGATCCGCGCGCGGCGCTTGGAACTCGGGATCCGGCCGACCTTCCTGCGGGTGGACACCTGCGCGGCGGAATTCGAAGCCCAGACGCCGTACCTGTATTCCTCGTACGAAACCGAAGACGAGGCGCGCGTTACGCCGAAGCCCAAGGCGCTGATCCTCGGAAGCGGCCCCAATCGGATCGGGCAGGGAATCGAGTTCGATTATTGCTGCTGCCAGGCGGTGTTCGCGCTGCGCGAGATGGGCTATGAGACGATCCTCCTGAATTGCAATCCGGAGACGGTTTCCACCGACTACGACACCGCCGACCGGCTTTATTTTGAACCGCTGACGCTCGAGCACGTCCTCAACGTCATCGACGGCGAGAAGCCGTCCGGGGTGATCCTGCAATTCGGCGGACAGACTCCGCTGAACCTTTCGGCGGACCTGGCGGCCGCGGGCGTTCCGGTCTGGGGGACTTCGGCCGAGGCGATCGACCTGGCCGAGGACCGGCGGCGGTTCGCCGAGGTGCTCGACGACCTCGACATTCCGCAGCCGGAGCACGGGATCGCCCGCTCGCTCGAGGAGGTGCGCGGGATCGCCGAGCGGATCGGATACCCGCTGTTGGTGCGGCCGTCGTTCGTCCTGGGAGGGCGGGCGATGGCGATTGTCGGAGATGAAGGGCAGCTGGAGGGTTTCGCGCGCGAGGCGCTGGCCGCCGCGCCGGGCCAGCCGCTGTTGGTCGACCGCTTCCTCGAGGACGCCTACGAGGCGGACGTGGACGCGATCGCCGACGGCCAGCGCACGGTGGTGGCGGCGATCATGCAGCACATCGAGGAGGCCGGCGTGCACTCCGGCGATTCCGCCTGCGTTCTGCCGCCCTACAAGATCAGCGCCTACCACCTCAACACGATGCGCGAATACGCCGAAAAGCTCGGCCGGCGGCTGGGGGTCCGCGGGTTGATGAACGTGCAACTGGCGGTCAAGGACGACGTGGTCTATGTGCTGGAGGTGAATCCGCGCGCGTCGCGGACGATTCCCTACGTGAGCAAATCGGTCGGCGTTCCGCTCGCGCGCCGCGCGGCGCAGGTCATGGCCGGCAAATCGCTCGCGGAGCTCGGAATCCTCCAGGAGCCGGAGGTGGACGGGTTTTTCGTCAAGGAAGCGGTGCTGCCGTTCCAGAAGCTGCCCGGGGCCGACAGCTTGCTCGGGCCGGAGATGCGCTCGACCGGCGAGGTGATGGGCCACGCCGGCCGCTTCGGCCACGCCTTCGCCAAGGCCGAGATGGCGGCGGGTTCCGCACTGCCGGAGGAGGGCGCGGCGCTCTTCAGCGTAAACGATTTCGACAAGGGCGCGGCCCTGAAAGTCGCGCGCGATCTGCACCGGATGGGTTTCCGCCTGCTGGCCACGCCCGGCACGGCGGCCTTCTTCATGCACGCCGGGCTGCCGGTGGAGGCGGCCTTCAAGGTCGGTCACGGATCGCCGAACGTGGTCGATTTGGTCCGCGGTGGCAAGGTCCAGCTGGTTTTAAATACGCCGCTCGGCCCGAACGCCCACAGCGATGGGAACCTGATCCGCGCCGCCGCCACCGTGATGAACGTGCCGCTGTTGACCACTCTTTCGGCGGCCGCGGCCGCGGTGGCGGGCATCCGTGCGATGCGCGAGAAGGCGCTGGAGTACCGGAGTTTGCAGGAGCATTTTAAGGTGAACGCACAACGATCTTGA
- a CDS encoding acetylornithine/succinylornithine family transaminase, with protein sequence MTDTIELETKYTSGLYVKRPIEIVRGQGALVWDEKGRQYIDCVAGQGSANLGHCHPAVVRAITEQAQTLITCTEMFFFAKRGELERRLVEAAGSGFNRVFLCNSGTEAIEGSIKLARYATGRTDFVAAKRGFHGRTMGALSATWNKKYRDAFLPLVPGFAHVTYNQLEELDAAVNEKTAGVILEAVQAEGGVYPGTAEYLRGAQEICRRKGAMLILDEVQTGFCRTGRMFAYQHYGLQPDFLALAKSIGGGIPMGAIVIGERIRPLEPAVHANTFGGNPLTSAAGVAAIDAYEEERLAEKAAELGAHMAQRLRAISSALIREVRGLGLLIGIEIKQKAAPYLAALAERGVLALPAGLNVIRLLPPLVITKAQLDEVADQLAAVLADQPAARKS encoded by the coding sequence ATGACCGATACCATCGAACTCGAAACCAAATACACCTCCGGGCTGTACGTGAAGCGCCCGATTGAGATCGTGCGCGGGCAGGGGGCGCTGGTATGGGATGAAAAGGGCCGCCAGTACATCGATTGCGTCGCCGGGCAGGGTTCGGCCAACCTCGGCCACTGCCATCCGGCGGTGGTCCGGGCGATCACCGAGCAGGCGCAGACGCTGATCACCTGCACCGAAATGTTTTTTTTCGCCAAGCGCGGCGAGCTGGAGCGGCGGCTGGTGGAGGCGGCCGGATCGGGTTTCAACCGGGTGTTCCTGTGCAACTCCGGAACGGAGGCAATTGAAGGATCGATCAAGCTGGCCCGCTACGCCACCGGCCGGACGGATTTTGTCGCCGCCAAACGCGGGTTTCACGGGCGGACGATGGGCGCCCTTTCCGCGACGTGGAACAAGAAGTACCGCGACGCCTTTCTGCCCCTGGTCCCGGGCTTCGCGCACGTGACGTACAACCAATTGGAGGAGTTGGACGCCGCGGTGAACGAAAAAACCGCCGGCGTGATCCTGGAAGCGGTGCAGGCCGAGGGCGGCGTGTATCCCGGCACGGCCGAATACCTGCGCGGCGCGCAGGAGATCTGCCGCAGGAAGGGGGCGATGCTGATCCTCGACGAGGTTCAGACCGGATTCTGTCGGACCGGCAGGATGTTCGCCTATCAGCACTACGGCCTGCAGCCGGATTTTCTCGCCCTGGCGAAATCCATCGGCGGCGGGATTCCGATGGGCGCGATTGTGATCGGCGAGCGGATCCGGCCGCTCGAACCGGCCGTGCATGCCAATACCTTCGGGGGAAATCCGCTCACCAGCGCCGCGGGGGTGGCTGCGATCGATGCGTACGAAGAAGAGCGGCTCGCCGAGAAAGCCGCCGAACTTGGGGCCCACATGGCCCAGAGGCTGCGCGCCATCTCCTCTGCGCTGATCCGCGAAGTGCGCGGACTCGGCCTGCTGATCGGGATCGAGATTAAGCAGAAAGCCGCGCCGTACTTGGCGGCGCTCGCGGAGCGCGGGGTGCTCGCGCTCCCCGCCGGCTTGAACGTCATCCGGCTGCTGCCCCCGCTGGTTATCACCAAGGCGCAATTGGACGAGGTCGCGGACCAGCTCGCCGCCGTTCTCGCCGATCAGCCGGCCGCGAGGAAGTCATGA
- a CDS encoding 3-isopropylmalate dehydratase large subunit, translating to MARKAGKTGARAGDILEVRPDRILTHDNTAAIAQIFYKELGAERVQDPSRLLIVLDHASPPPTPTHAQIHAEARAFVRAQGVRDFFDIGRGICHQVAAEEALLLPGQVILGADSHTTHHGWMGAFGAGVGRSEAAALWATGGLWLRVPHSVRFTLQGSLASGVTTKDLCLAIIGELGADGGLYLSAEFDGPGLRTLSIDSRMVIPNMMAEFGVKNACLAPDEAVFEYLASRGSGRASRADCEASALWADPGAEYLAEYEIDLSAVGPLAAAPHGVDRRQTLSEAAGKPIDMAFLGTCTNGRLEDLRAAAQAVAGKKVRPGTRFLVVPASVEVYRAAVAEGIIGALVDSGAMIGVPGCGPCMGNHLGIPAAGEVVFSTANRNFKGRMGQPDAEIHLGSPALVALGAVLGRIPSPREFEDIPHPASPSSSIPALREGKRRAKAREGMRADSFLRLVRGTDLRKFGPQSPSPSPSIPPLREGRRWEKGSEGMRADAFVADGSAWVYGGDINTDRIFPGKYTYTLRTPEEIAAHALEDLDPEFLRASKPGDVIFAGRNMGCGSSREQAVTCLTGRGVRAVVAESFGRIFYRNAINRGLPAIVCPEAVAAAHRGDPVKVDLERGEILLPAGRFAYPPFPESVRALLAAGGLIRYLKTKGK from the coding sequence TTGGCGCGCAAAGCGGGGAAAACCGGCGCCCGGGCGGGAGACATCCTCGAAGTGCGCCCGGATCGGATCCTTACCCACGACAACACCGCCGCCATCGCCCAGATCTTTTACAAGGAACTCGGCGCGGAGAGGGTGCAGGACCCCTCGCGCCTGTTGATCGTCCTCGATCACGCCTCCCCCCCGCCGACGCCGACGCATGCCCAGATCCACGCCGAGGCGCGGGCTTTCGTGCGCGCGCAGGGCGTGCGCGATTTCTTCGACATCGGCCGCGGCATCTGCCACCAAGTGGCCGCCGAGGAGGCGTTGTTGCTCCCCGGCCAGGTCATCCTCGGCGCGGACAGCCACACCACCCACCACGGTTGGATGGGCGCGTTCGGCGCGGGCGTGGGGCGCAGCGAGGCCGCCGCGCTGTGGGCGACGGGCGGCCTGTGGCTGCGCGTTCCGCACAGCGTCCGCTTCACGCTGCAGGGAAGCCTGGCCTCCGGAGTGACGACGAAGGATTTATGCCTGGCGATCATCGGCGAACTGGGCGCCGACGGCGGGTTGTACCTCTCGGCCGAGTTCGACGGGCCGGGCTTGCGGACTCTTTCGATCGACAGCCGGATGGTCATCCCCAACATGATGGCCGAGTTCGGCGTGAAGAACGCCTGCCTCGCCCCGGACGAGGCGGTCTTCGAGTACCTTGCTTCGCGCGGGTCGGGCCGGGCGAGCCGCGCGGATTGCGAGGCGTCGGCGCTTTGGGCGGACCCGGGCGCGGAATATCTCGCCGAGTATGAGATTGACCTTTCCGCAGTCGGCCCGCTAGCCGCCGCGCCGCATGGAGTGGACCGGCGGCAGACATTGTCCGAAGCCGCGGGCAAGCCGATCGACATGGCGTTTCTCGGCACCTGCACCAACGGGCGGCTGGAGGATCTGCGCGCGGCGGCACAGGCCGTCGCCGGCAAGAAGGTCCGCCCCGGAACCCGCTTCCTGGTTGTGCCGGCGTCGGTAGAAGTTTACCGCGCGGCGGTTGCGGAAGGGATCATCGGCGCACTGGTGGACTCGGGCGCGATGATCGGCGTGCCGGGATGCGGGCCGTGCATGGGCAACCATCTCGGCATCCCTGCCGCGGGCGAGGTCGTTTTCTCCACCGCCAACCGCAACTTCAAGGGCCGCATGGGCCAGCCGGATGCGGAGATCCATCTCGGATCGCCGGCGCTGGTCGCGCTCGGCGCGGTGTTGGGCCGTATTCCTTCGCCGCGGGAATTCGAAGACATTCCACATCCCGCTTCCCCATCTTCCAGCATCCCCGCGCTGCGCGAGGGCAAACGCCGAGCGAAGGCGAGGGAGGGGATGAGGGCGGATTCGTTCCTCCGTCTCGTCCGCGGAACCGATTTGCGCAAATTCGGCCCTCAATCCCCTTCTCCTTCTCCCAGCATCCCCCCGCTGCGCGAGGGCAGGCGCTGGGAGAAGGGGAGCGAGGGGATGAGGGCCGATGCGTTCGTCGCCGACGGATCGGCCTGGGTTTACGGCGGCGACATCAACACCGATCGGATCTTCCCGGGGAAGTACACCTATACGCTGCGCACGCCGGAGGAAATCGCCGCTCACGCGCTGGAGGACCTCGACCCGGAATTCCTGCGGGCCTCGAAGCCGGGGGACGTGATCTTCGCCGGCCGCAACATGGGCTGCGGATCGTCGCGCGAGCAGGCGGTCACCTGCCTAACCGGGCGCGGCGTACGGGCGGTGGTGGCGGAATCATTTGGACGCATTTTCTACCGCAACGCAATCAACCGGGGCTTGCCGGCGATCGTCTGCCCGGAGGCTGTCGCCGCCGCGCACAGGGGCGATCCAGTGAAGGTGGATTTGGAGCGCGGGGAAATACTTCTGCCCGCGGGGCGGTTTGCATATCCGCCGTTTCCGGAGAGCGTCCGGGCGCTTCTGGCGGCCGGGGGATTGATTCGTTACCTGAAGACGAAAGGGAAATAA
- a CDS encoding [LysW]-lysine hydrolase — translation MTQPSETLLGLVERYSPTGQEREAVEWLVGRMRGLGFSSARADEAGNAVGVMGDGPNQIVLLGHIDTVPGRIDVRIEDGILHGRGSVDAKGPLAAFVDAAAKTGAIPGWQVVVIGAVDEEGDSAGARQAVGCWHPRFAVIGEPSGWDRITLGYRGILRFRFAARQAVGHTAAGQESACEAAVGFWNRLAEIGARENAGAERKFDQLTAVLERMASSGDGFTQTAEIGGHLRLPLSIAPEQAERLLREAAEGAGALDLEGIPLSAYRVEKNTPVVGALLAAIRSLGGDPSFSLKLGTADFNIAGPQWNCPMAVYGPGDSALDHTPEERLSLEEFERSVSVLEAVLKRLAFANALK, via the coding sequence ATGACCCAGCCGTCGGAAACGCTACTCGGATTGGTTGAACGCTACAGCCCGACCGGGCAGGAACGGGAGGCGGTCGAGTGGCTCGTCGGCCGCATGCGCGGGCTGGGCTTTTCGTCGGCCCGCGCCGACGAAGCCGGGAACGCGGTCGGCGTGATGGGGGACGGGCCGAACCAGATCGTCCTGCTCGGGCACATTGATACGGTCCCCGGCCGGATCGACGTCCGGATCGAAGACGGGATCCTGCACGGCCGCGGCTCGGTGGATGCGAAGGGACCGCTGGCGGCGTTCGTCGACGCGGCCGCGAAGACCGGCGCTATTCCCGGCTGGCAGGTCGTGGTCATCGGCGCCGTCGACGAGGAGGGCGATTCGGCCGGCGCGCGGCAGGCGGTCGGATGCTGGCATCCGCGCTTCGCCGTCATCGGGGAGCCGAGCGGCTGGGACCGGATCACGCTCGGATACCGCGGGATCTTGCGTTTCCGCTTCGCCGCGCGGCAGGCCGTCGGCCATACCGCCGCCGGACAGGAAAGCGCGTGCGAAGCCGCCGTGGGATTCTGGAACCGGCTGGCGGAGATCGGCGCCCGCGAGAACGCCGGAGCGGAGCGGAAATTCGACCAATTGACGGCGGTCCTCGAGCGCATGGCCTCTTCCGGCGACGGGTTCACCCAGACTGCGGAGATCGGCGGTCACTTGCGGCTTCCCCTCTCGATCGCTCCCGAACAGGCGGAGCGGTTGTTGCGCGAGGCCGCCGAAGGAGCGGGCGCGCTCGACCTGGAGGGCATCCCGCTTTCCGCCTACCGGGTGGAAAAGAACACTCCCGTGGTCGGCGCGCTGCTCGCGGCCATCCGCTCACTGGGCGGCGATCCTTCGTTCAGCCTTAAGTTGGGGACCGCCGATTTCAACATCGCCGGGCCGCAGTGGAACTGCCCGATGGCGGTCTACGGTCCGGGTGATTCGGCGCTTGACCACACCCCGGAAGAGCGCCTTTCTCTGGAAGAATTCGAACGCTCGGTGTCGGTGCTCGAGGCGGTTTTGAAGCGGCTGGCATTCGCGAATGCCCTCAAATAA